tctgtaagcttcaataaatatcccttcttctgtaactgtgcctggtctggaagttcatctcagtgaacctgaagctgtctgctacacagatCTATAAACTTACTGGGTGACTTGcctgagcattttctttttttttaagatttttatttattttttaaagtcagagaGAGGGGTAGGAGGGACagagcaaggagagaaagagtgaggatgTGTGCgctagagcctctagtcactacaaacaaactccagacacctgcgccaccatgtgcatctggcttacaagggtcctggggaattgaacctaggtccttaggctttgcaggcaagtgccttaatcgctaagccatttctctagtccctgAGCAGTTTCTTTAAGCTGTTAAGAACGTCATAGATTCAGAATATTCTCACACCTCTCCTTTCCCTCTGACAATGAGAGATGCACAGAACACTATTCATTTTATTCCACCAGgctaaaaaaaaagtgaacctgACAATTGTCCTGAGGCAAAGCATGAGGTGGAACAGAGATTCACGCCGGCCTTGCTACGTACCCAGTGTTTACTCTCAGCCCAGGTAGAGAGAGTCCTGGCAGCAGGGCTAGGAGTCTACTCCCCAGAGTCCTTTCCACACCAGCTGGCTGCATGACCTCTCAACCAACCCTCCTAGACCTGGGGAGCTTGTTGGCAAACCTCTTTCTGGCTCTTGGGCCCCAGGTGGGCCTAGTCACCCTGTGTGACTGTTCCTATTCCAAAGTTGCTGAAGCAAAATGGCATTCCCTCTGCCACACACAGAGTGCAAAGTCACCAGTGTGAGACCACAGACACAGGCTGGAATAGTTGGAAGCACATAATTTTCAGAGTCCAACAGACTAGGCCCGAAGTCCAGGCTCTACCATTTTCTAGTTTTATGTCCTGTTTCAAGTTATTTTGTACAATTATTTTCTCTCCTTTAAAATTAAGGAaataggagttggagagatggctcaggtgttaaaCCCTTCTACTTATAAAACCTAACAGCCTGGTTTTGactcccagtacacacataaagccagatgcgcaaagtggcacatgcatctggaactcatttgcagtgtcaggaggccctcgcatgctctgtctctccccccttctctctttctctcactctgcctgcttctttatctccctccctctctttgtcaaataaagttTTAACAATTCATCAATGtcataaaacatatgaaaagaaTAAAAGCCAATGTATTTTAATTGCTGGTACCCTCTGCTGATTCTAAAAGGCTAAACTTTTATACTGTAATTTTATCCAAATTAAAAACCAAATGCTTCCTTGGGCATGGAAAACAAATTTAACATTACGTTGCCCCTGTCTGCATTGGGAACACATTGAAAAGTCCAAAGAAGTTGTGTGGGCTCTTCCTCTaagaaacttaaaacaaaaataaaaaacgtTACTGTTTAAGTGGCGTTAGGTAGAAAGGTAGAAAATAAACTATAATTTATAAAAGTCAAATTGAAACAAAGCCAGAGGCACCAAGAGCTGGACTGACTCAGAGCCTTGATGTGGCGTGACTCTGTGGTtggacaaggccagcctgggcttggtGAAGCGACATCAGCCTAAGTAATACAAATGCCATTAGACTGAAAAGCATGGTTGATggtgtctttctctttcctggCACTTGCCCAAAACTGCAATAAACATCTATTTACATGAGGTTTGGGTTCCAAATTTCACAtgggaatattttattttcattgatgaACGTGAAGAACTGAGATTTTAGAGTACAGCTAATGAAAATCAAACATGATCGCTGTGGGAGGGGGGCTTGCTTTAATtcggtgacccccccccccaatcaatCTGCCCATAAGATCCTTCTCAGGTACATTTTTCTCAGCTATTCCCAAACTTTAAGAGACAGTCCAGCAAGCAAAGTACAttaactcattttctttttcttcaaagacATATATAATTGTCAATTGACTTTCTGAAGGCTAGAGATAATAAGATTGACATCCTGAACTGATATTATCCAACCACAAGCAAATAAACATGAAGGGCTAGTTATCTCATGCAGCCTTATTCCAGAGTGCCAGGCATACTGTGCCAGACTGCATGCAACGCTGAGCAAGGTTGTAGTCCACTGTTTAGACCTTCCTAGCTTCTCCCGGACTACTGGGATCCCATAATGGAAACAATTTGATTTTTAGATCAAACCACAATTTCTTATGAATAAATTTCATATTTGATTTGCTCCTTCTTTGGATGGTAACCATCAGGGGGTACATTTAAAACTGATCAGCAGAGCAACTTTGTGACTGCCTAGTTCTCTATGGTACAAGGACTCAGCCACAGAAGTAATGGAAGAACTCGTAAAGTAACACTCAAAGTGAAGCAGACAAAATCAGAAGGCCAAGAGGGTGTTCACTTGGCATTACATTATCCTCTTAACCTGTGCCTTCTCTTGCCCACACTAAATAGCTCATTTTTCTTGGGCCTATTTGCTACAAGGTGAGATCATTGATACTGTGACCCACGTCCTTCTCAAATTTACATGAAGCCCCAACCCTCAAAATGTCGCTACACTtggagacacaaagaaagaggtTTGTTAAAAAGTGAAGTCGTTGGAGTGAATGGCAATCGAATGACTGGCCTCCTGATAAGAAGAGGAAAATTAGAGCTGAGGATTCAACATAGTCATATTGTGCTTGCCTACCTACTTAGCATGTTCAAGGttcctgggttcaacccccagaaccaaacaaaagagaaactttGAATACAGATATATCCACAGGGAAggacagataaagagacagagagacaacagCCGCATACAAGCCAAGGAGTCATGACCAAAAGGAATCAACTTGATCTTTCTCTCACACTTAAAGCCTCTAGGGGGTGACACATGGCTATGGCTTAAGGCACCCAATTTGGGGGACTTGTGGCAGCCTAACAGGCTAATTTGTCCTAGTAGAAGGAAATCTACCTATGTACgtaaatatacatgcatattcatatgttgaTACCCTCATGCTGCTAGCAACTTCCTGGTATTTCACTGGGTCAGTGACGTCTTATACTGGCATGTGGCTGTAGTAGCTTTGATGTGGTAAAAGAATccagaaaggaggagaaagaaagaggggggaaccTGTAGCAAAAGGGGCAGAAAGTGTGTCCCCAAGCGCAGGGAAGCTCGGTAAGCTCTGAAGCTGACCTCTTAGGAGAGCCAAAACCTACAGCCTCACAGGCACCTGGCCACAATCTACATtggaaaagaaattatatatttatggttgcttttgatttgtttttgaggtaggatctcactctagcccaggctgacctggcacacactctgtagttccagttcACCTCAAGATAaaggcctctgcttcctgagtgctgggattaatggcatggaccaccacacctgatttgaACTGTACTTTTTATCACAGAAGCTCCAAGCACTTCAGAGACAaaatgctttcctttccttttgcaaTAATCTCCCTCCCTTCACTCTTTttacctccctccttctttcctctctgtcttttcctccctcccttcctcttctcactCATCTCCTGCTCACCCAGAACAGATATATGAACATTTGCCGAACAAAACTCCACCACTGCACCCTACGGACTCACAGCTGACCCTGTACTCTTTTTCAGTAGTACAttgtggaaaacaaaaacagacacagcCACAAATTACTGCCATGAAGCCACAGCAAATAAGGAAAATGCCTAGAAATTCACCTTATACTAGCAGTAACGAGCAAGCATGGTTTCATAGAATAAATTCTGCATATATGGTCTATATTGTGATAGAGCAGATACCTGAAACTTGCTGTCAGCTTTACAGCATGCAAGCATGTGTGCACCTAGTGTCTGCAAAGACAATGAAAGTTCCGAATGAAGAGTCAAAGATGGAGGAGCAGGGAATACTCAACTCTCCGCTTTTAAAACTGCAGTGTTTTGCTGCCCTTTCATCACTACCATCTTCTAACCCCATAGCTTGAAAACACATCCGATCTATTCACTACCAATTTCTGCAAGCAGGAATCAAAGGCACCTCTTCTCCACAGGCAAGGGCAACTACATAGCTAGCATGAAGCACTTGGTAATGAATGACAAAATCAAAAGttttaatgttttcctgtgtCTGTGATTCCAGGAACATGTGCAGCTCTCTGGAAGATGTTTGGTTCCTAAGATGACAGTATTTTAACTGCTCAGCTTGCTTCATGGAgctgtcctttaaaaaaatggtgTTTGGGGGGCTGTGGTATGAGCAATACAAACAGCaaagtttattaattttcaaacaaCTGCCTAATCTGACATTAGGAGTTTATTATATGAACCCACGCTGCTTGAGGGAATGGCTTTGTTGGACATCTGCTCAACCACCTCACAGCACTTCGATCCCAAAGATGAAGTTACTGGGGGAGAGCATTCCTGAATCCCATCCCGGTTTGGGTCACATGGAATTTTCATTCAAGCTGTCATTCTCCAAGGACTGGGGAAGTCTGAAGCTACATCCAGTCACAAGCCTTGGGGACAGCTGGTCCCCATCTCACTGGGGAGAGGAAAGAAACCAAGGGGGCATGTGCTGTATTTCAGTCATGCACTGGATTGGTCCCCCCGATCTTTCACATTTTGTATGTTATTTATAGATCTAGTCTTCCTGGCTTTAGAATTCCATAGAGCTCCGTCCACACCTGTTAACCCTCGCCTACGATTAATTAATGCACCCTTCCCATGTAGGATCCAGGAATCAGCCAACTCCAGGAGACTCTAAAACGCTGCTTTCTGTTTTCCAACCTCTGCTTTAGGAGTTGGAGTGGACAACACGCTCTGCAGATGGGGAAAATATAACCCTCTGCCATGCTAAGCCGAAAGCCAGGGCTGGGCAAGTCAGGAAGGAATCCCACCTTAGAGAAGTTTGGGACCAGTGACAGTTGTCCCCACCACCCCGGGCAGAGACACCTCCCCCCAAAGCGGAAAGGCGGCTGCAGATTGAGTGCAAGTGCCTGAGTGAAAACTACCTAAAACTGCTTAGTTTGACACATAAACCTGCTCTGCAGTAGCTTCCCCGCCTTCAGCACATTACTTAAATGCCCGTGCCTCGCTTCCTCTAATTTATACAATGGCAGCAGACAATGGGCCTCCTAACAAGACGTAAAGTTCAACTGAACCACGTGCAAAACACGCTGATGCCCAAACCCCAAGGCCTAGGGAAAGGAGCAGGCCCACCAGTCACCTGAAACCATGCCTGGACTTGCACATTCTGCCTTCCACCGTGCTTGGCACTCACTAAGCAAAATGTTATCTTTACTAACACTGACAGTATTTGCATGATACCTGAGCACATGAACTGGCAAAACGGCTTATTTATATGACTAATCTCTCTTAATTAGCTATCAGCTGAAGAATATGTCCCAAGTGGCAGGTTAAATTACAGTGTTTGAAAACAGGCTGAGCACTTCACCCACAACACTTCTAAATGAGCCGCCGTGAAATCATGTTGCCAGTGCAGGCAGTGTCTTGGAGTGTGACAGGGTTTCTTGGAGTGTGACAGGGTTTCTTTCTAATGAAACCTTTCACATCAAAACCCAAAAGAATCAGTGTGGAGCGGCCACACTTTTTTTAAGGACCACCTGTGCATTGAAGGGAGGCTGTGTTAATGGGGCGCCTCTTCTTTAAGGTAGGGAGGGGGGGTCATAAAATCAAAGCTCTTTCACCCCATCCTGGAAGGTGTCAGGTCGCCCAGGGGGCTCTGGCCTCTTACCACGAACTCTTCCAAAGTCTGGTAGGTCTTGCCCCGGAACTCGCAGTAATTCTTCCTCTCCTTGCACTGCGGGCAGCACTGGCTGGTGTCGACGTGGATGCAGCGCGGGTGCAGCCTGGGGCACTCGGGCTGGGGGCACAGAGGCCCCTCCTCGGTGCACAGGCACGGGCAGGCCGAGGGGCCCGGCGCGAACTTCTCCCCGATCGCGTACACGAAGCCGCTCTCGTCCACACAGCCCTTCCCGCGGTAGTCCGGGTACGCGTACTCCTCGGGCAGCTCCGGCGTGGGCGCGAGTTCCAGGCTGATGGCTTCCTGGGCGGCGGACGGCTCCCACTGCGGGGTGTCCCCGCGTGGCCGGACCTGCAAGTCCGCGGCCTTGCTGCTCCCGGCCTGGGCAGCCCAGGCCTGCTTCTGCTTGCTCCACGCCTCGCGGCCCGCGAGCCCCCGGCCGCCCTTGCTCCTCCAGTCCCGGCCGCCACCGCCCTCGTCCCTCGCCGCGCGCCCGAGCTCGCTCACCCGCCCCGGGCCGTCGCGAGACGCGTGCTCGCGCTTCTCCTGGCCGGGCTGCTCGGGCGCCTGGGCCAGCTTCTCCAGCGGGATGCTCGGACTGCACAGAGCCACCATCAGGCAGCAGGTGAccaggagggagctggagagcgCGCCACCTGCCATCGCCGCGGAGCTGGGCAACCCCTAGCCCGtcccggcgggcgggcgggcggggagcGCGGGTGACGGGAGAGTCGCATTCACAGCCCCGGGGCCGCCGTCCCTGCGGAGAGAAGAGCAGCGCCACTGAGCCCCGCCCGAGGCCCGCGCGCGCCCCGGCCCGGTCCGGCCGGGCGCCGCCGGGACTCCCGCATTGCTCTAGAGATTAACGAGcccgggggagggggcgggggcgaCTTGCCCAGCGCCGGTGCCCCGGCGGGCTTCTTTAAGCATCCCCAACGTGCAGGAGCACACCGGAAAAATCACGTCCAAGACGAGGCTGACACCGGCCACTGGGGCTCCTGCAGGCGCGAGGAGTGCCCGAGGAGACGGGCACGGGTGGCTGGCGGAGCCCGTTCCAGGCGGCAAAGCTCGCATCAGGAACCACATATTCCTGCTCCCGGGCAGTCCCTCCCTGGGTTCTGGCTGCATTTCCCGAAGGTTACTCTGTGGAGAATTCCGCAATAGGGAAGGGTACGGCCGGATGTGCACCGACCAACAGAAACCCTTTCCCACCGGCCCCAGCACTTTGTGCCTGGGAAGGGGGCTGCGGGAGAAGTGGATAGCAAGGCTTCTCCGGAGACCAGGTGACTCATTGGTAACTTCTTAATGTCACTTGTCCCCGGGAACACACGTCCTCTTTCTCTAGTCCCAGTTGCCCGGAAGAATGCCCCCCCGGCCCCTCCCCAGACCGCTAGGTCGGGGATTCCCGAGGCTTCGCTCCgggtgacccccccccccgtgctggcGACCAGGAACTGTGACGTGAACCGGGTCGCCGGCCGCAGCGCAGAGTCTCTGAATTGCTCTTAACCTGGGAGGGGTCGTGGAGGCGAGGGCGGAGTGCCCAGCAgccctggggggcgggggagaggaaGGTCTGTAGCGGGGGTTTCGGGTTGATAGCAAGGGGTTGGAAGCACGTCTGTGTCGCTCCAGAGTGCCCGGTAGCCTTCATGGATCCCAAAGTTTCTGCCGCTCCAGAGCCTTGGACACCACCGGGCAGAGCAGCTAGCTCTCCGGTTCTGGGTTTCCCTAGGAGCCCGCCCTCGGGGCGCTCCAGTGCATCGGTCCCCTCCACCTCGCCCTGTGCATTTGGACTCCACTCACGCCTCGCCCGTGTTAACCCCAAACAGGGCAAATCGCCCATATTTACAAACTTGGGTCACGGAAGGGGCCCCTCCCCAACAGCTGGGGGGCCGAATGACGGCCCTGCCAGTGCCGGTGCGCGCGTGGCGTGGGTCCCCACCATGCACCCCCACTCCCACCCAAGACCCCCGCCGACCCGGGTCCAGCCTACATACATGAGCTCAGGTTGCGGGCCTGACGCCCGGCTGTGCGCGGGCGCGACCCGGGGGAAGCCGTGTTCATCCTGTGGCCGCCGGAGCCCGGCGCAGTCCCCCCGCGCGCTCCGCTGGCGCGCGCACCAGGCTAAGGCGTCTGCCTGGGCTCGAGCATCCCGCCGAGGACGGCAGGCCAGCAATCTCGACCCAGAGCCCCGGCTCGTGTCAGCCACCGCGCCGCCCACCGCAGCTCATCCCGAGGTCTCGACCCTGAGCCTCGGTGACGAAGCGCCCCGGGGGTCGCCCGAGCTCCGCCTCGCGGTGCTAGCTCTCAGCCCGGAGGTTGCTGCAGCCCGAGACGCCGGTATGTCTGGAACGGGAGTTGCCACCCCGAGCGCGTCCGGCCGGCGAGTGGCACGAAGCTGGCGTGGagcccgcgcccgcccgcccgccgccgccgccgccgccgccgccgcctgccGCAGCTGCCTCGCGTCGCCTCGGGCCGGACTCCCGCCTCTGCCGCCCCCGCTCGCTCCTGCGCTTGGGAGGGAGGCGGCGGCCTGGCCGCGCGGGCAGCAGGGGAGGCTCCGCACGCGCTCAGCCCGCCGCCCACCTCCCGGGCAGGGCGCCGACCCCGCGCTCGCTGCCATTCTCCTGCTGGGCACTTGCCGCCTCgccaccgccccccacccccgtttCCCCTTGGCCTTGGcccctcctgtttctttctcctcccccccccccgctccctcCCCCGTCTGTCTATCTCTCATCTCCTTTTCCCTAATTAGTTCGCTCTGGCTTCACTTTCAGTGAACAGCTTGCTTTTGCAAGTGTTGAAAAGTGTAAACCAAACTGTTAAGTTTCGGAATTCCCAGGCCTGTTAACGTAGACTCTGGGGAGACTTATTCCCCTTTGCATGCACAAACTCGGAGGTGCTGACGCGGAACAGCAAGAAACAAGGCAGTCTAAACGCAGCGTTTGCAGGCTCCAGGGCACCGAGCCTATCTGATTGCCTTGTTAGAACCttagccaggcgcggtggcgcacgccttccatcccagcacttgggaggcagaggtaggaggatcgccgtgagttcaaggccaccctgagactacatagtgaattccaggtcagcctgggtgaaatCCTAGACTGAAACCTTACTTcgaccgcccccccccaaaaaaaaaaaaaccttagtgtTACAGCGGTCTTCGTCCTTCCAGGACAGAGTACTTGTTCAAACACACCTCTGAAGCGGGATGTTTATAGAAATGACCATTGCTTAGACAGTAGTCGCTACCCATATGTTATAATCCCTGAAGATGCTTTCCCAGACTGGAGCTAGGGTCTCTGCAGAGGGTAAGGGCTGCTCTGAGATGAATTTTTCTCCCCATTTTGGTACAGTGATCAGTCCAGATTTAAAGGAGATGCCAGAAGGAACAAAGACTGAAAATTCCTGAGGAGattgtttgttttccttcccaCAAGAACAATAGAAAACACACAATAGCCAACGGTGGGGGACGCGTGGGGAGAGTAGAGGGTTCAGACCCAGGGCAGTGCAGCTTTTCTTCCGGAGCCTCCCCGCCCCCACGGGAAGGAAAGGGTCATCTTTGCTAGTGGGCTGCAGCAGCAGGGGCTCAGGGCTCCCGGTGGTGCTTGGTAATGCAGAGGCCCTGGGGGCTGTGAATGAATGTGGGCTGAGGGGAGCGACTGTATGCAATCAAAGAGAGGAGCCCTCATGAGATACCTTGAGATACCATCAAGTGTTTTTATCGACATAGGCATTGGCGCTATTTGCTTTATCGATTAGCTAACTGCTCCAGTCACTAGATACCTGTGTGCTTGGCTTTACCATATCTTTCCTCATATGGCTACAGGCATCATGTGCATGTGGTAATAGAGTGTGTTTGAAAAAGTGAACTGCAAAATTGGTTTGAGAGTATGATGCAGAGAATGGGAGTCTTCATTT
This genomic interval from Jaculus jaculus isolate mJacJac1 chromosome 16, mJacJac1.mat.Y.cur, whole genome shotgun sequence contains the following:
- the Vwc2 gene encoding brorin — encoded protein: MQPEPREGLPGSRNMWFLMRALPPGTGSASHPCPSPRALLAPAGAPVAGVSLVLDVIFPVCSCTLGMLKEARRGTGAGQVAPAPSPGLGLPSSAAMAGGALSSSLLVTCCLMVALCSPSIPLEKLAQAPEQPGQEKREHASRDGPGRVSELGRAARDEGGGGRDWRSKGGRGLAGREAWSKQKQAWAAQAGSSKAADLQVRPRGDTPQWEPSAAQEAISLELAPTPELPEEYAYPDYRGKGCVDESGFVYAIGEKFAPGPSACPCLCTEEGPLCPQPECPRLHPRCIHVDTSQCCPQCKERKNYCEFRGKTYQTLEEFVVSPCERCRCEANGEVLCTVSACPQTECVDPVYEPDQCCPICKNGPNCFAEMAVIPAGREVKTDECTICHCTYEEGTWRIERQAMCTRHECRQM